The Algoriphagus sp. TR-M9 genome has a window encoding:
- a CDS encoding mechanosensitive ion channel family protein, with amino-acid sequence MSLKHFLLLFLICLASPSFSQLISDSQIIEKPGEQVNLSSPYHTTLSFFKNLEEGNFHPEKAAQTLDFTGIEDPNTTQLTTKLRQVFEGKGVLIRTSEVPNVENYQDSTSSEDNIYYFDKQKLPGVFLEKTGNQWKFSAFTVDQINSLHAETYPYGTAKLLTILPKIGNQEYLGLHLWQLVGIFILLILIFLAHWVFTLVVDKVLLYLFKRYGYGKVGENYILPVARVISIYLIVVMLSLFLRVLQLPVEIWSWILVVLRTLKPLLITVIFYKVVDIIAAYFTKLAIKSESTLDDQLVPLMRKTLKAFVVVIGTLFILRDGLDLDIIPFLTGLSIGGVAIALAAQDTIKNFFGSVMIFIDKPFQMGDWITSGDIDGTVEEVGFRSTRVRTFRNSLMYVPNGKIADSILDNHGLRQYRRFYTTLTITYDTPPELIEEFVNGLREIVLAHPNTRKDSYHVYFNNLSSFSQDIMFYIFFEVPTWGEELRSRHEILIQIVKLANSLGVRFAFPTQTLHMESFPEKQSLVPDYSPDQAFYQNKLSEFLAKEVNKKS; translated from the coding sequence ATGTCCCTAAAACATTTTCTTCTCCTTTTTTTGATTTGTCTGGCAAGCCCTTCTTTTTCCCAGCTCATCTCGGATAGTCAAATTATAGAAAAACCTGGAGAGCAAGTCAACCTCAGCTCTCCTTACCACACTACCTTATCCTTTTTCAAAAATCTGGAAGAAGGAAATTTCCATCCAGAAAAGGCAGCTCAAACACTGGATTTCACTGGCATAGAAGATCCTAACACTACACAGCTGACGACTAAACTACGTCAGGTTTTTGAGGGAAAAGGTGTACTGATACGAACCAGTGAAGTTCCTAATGTAGAAAACTATCAAGATAGTACTTCTTCAGAAGACAATATCTATTATTTCGACAAGCAAAAACTACCTGGAGTATTCCTGGAAAAAACCGGCAATCAATGGAAGTTTTCTGCTTTCACAGTGGATCAAATTAATAGTCTCCATGCCGAAACCTATCCTTATGGCACAGCGAAGCTATTAACTATACTCCCCAAAATCGGGAATCAGGAATACCTAGGCCTACACCTTTGGCAGCTAGTGGGAATCTTTATTCTGCTCATTCTCATATTCCTGGCGCATTGGGTCTTTACCCTAGTGGTGGACAAGGTGCTGCTGTACCTTTTTAAACGCTATGGGTATGGTAAAGTAGGAGAAAACTACATACTACCCGTAGCCCGCGTGATCAGCATCTACTTAATCGTGGTGATGCTCTCTCTTTTCCTTCGGGTACTGCAGCTACCTGTGGAAATTTGGTCATGGATCCTAGTAGTATTAAGGACTTTGAAGCCACTGTTGATCACTGTGATATTCTACAAGGTGGTAGATATTATCGCTGCCTATTTCACCAAGCTAGCCATCAAATCTGAATCCACTCTTGACGACCAGCTGGTGCCTTTGATGCGAAAAACTCTCAAAGCCTTTGTGGTGGTCATAGGTACGCTTTTCATCTTGAGAGATGGTCTGGACTTAGACATCATCCCATTCTTAACTGGACTTTCTATTGGTGGGGTTGCAATCGCACTAGCTGCTCAGGACACCATCAAAAACTTCTTCGGGTCGGTGATGATCTTCATTGACAAACCCTTCCAAATGGGGGACTGGATCACTTCGGGTGATATCGATGGCACGGTAGAAGAAGTGGGCTTTAGATCTACCCGCGTAAGGACTTTCAGAAACTCCCTTATGTATGTACCCAATGGCAAAATCGCAGATTCCATTCTGGACAACCACGGCCTTCGTCAATATCGAAGATTTTATACCACGCTGACGATTACCTATGATACTCCACCAGAACTCATAGAGGAATTTGTGAATGGCCTAAGAGAAATTGTTTTGGCTCATCCCAACACCCGAAAAGACTCCTACCACGTCTATTTCAACAATCTGTCTTCCTTTAGCCAAGACATAATGTTTTATATCTTCTTTGAAGTTCCTACCTGGGGTGAAGAGCTAAGAAGCAGGCACGAAATCTTAATTCAGATCGTCAAACTGGCTAACTCCCTAGGGGTAAGATTTGCCTTCCCTACTCAGACCCTGCACATGGAATCTTTCCCTGAGAAGCAAAGCCTGGTTCCGGATTATTCACCAGATCAAGCCTTTTACCAAAACAAACTGAGCGAGTTTTTAGCTAAGGAAGTAAATAAGAAATCCTGA
- the mdh gene encoding malate dehydrogenase yields the protein MSKVTVVGAGNVGATCADVLAYREIAEEIVLLDIKEGVAEGKALDIFQKAPINQYDSRTTGSTNDYSKTANSDVVVITSGLPRKPGMTRDDLIETNAGIVKTVTENVIKHSPDAIIIVVSNPLDVMTYQAHLTSKFPRNKVLGMAGILDTARYRAFLAEELNISPKEIQAILMGGHGDTMVPLPRYTTVAGIPVTELVAKDKLDAIIERTKFGGGELVKLMGTSAWYAPGSAAAQMVEAILKNQKRVFPVCIKLEGEYGIDDCYLGVPVILGKNGVEKVLELDLNEEEKALLETSRGHVKEVMEVLNKLG from the coding sequence ATGAGCAAAGTAACCGTAGTAGGAGCTGGTAATGTAGGCGCTACCTGTGCAGACGTATTGGCTTATCGCGAGATCGCCGAAGAAATCGTTCTTCTTGACATCAAAGAAGGTGTGGCAGAAGGAAAGGCATTAGACATTTTCCAAAAAGCACCAATCAACCAATATGACAGCCGTACCACCGGCAGCACAAACGACTATAGCAAAACTGCCAATTCAGACGTAGTAGTAATCACTTCTGGACTACCTCGTAAGCCTGGCATGACCCGTGACGATCTAATCGAAACCAATGCCGGAATCGTAAAGACAGTTACCGAAAATGTCATAAAGCACTCTCCTGACGCTATCATCATTGTGGTTTCCAACCCGCTCGATGTGATGACTTACCAAGCTCACCTGACGTCCAAATTCCCTAGAAACAAGGTATTGGGCATGGCTGGCATCCTGGACACCGCTAGATACAGAGCGTTCTTGGCCGAAGAGCTAAACATCTCTCCAAAAGAAATCCAAGCCATCCTGATGGGCGGACATGGCGACACCATGGTGCCTCTTCCTCGCTACACCACAGTAGCCGGTATCCCGGTGACTGAATTAGTGGCAAAAGACAAGCTGGATGCGATCATCGAGCGAACCAAATTCGGTGGTGGTGAACTAGTGAAGCTTATGGGAACCTCTGCTTGGTATGCTCCAGGATCTGCAGCGGCTCAGATGGTAGAAGCTATCCTGAAAAACCAAAAAAGAGTATTCCCGGTTTGTATCAAACTAGAGGGCGAATACGGCATCGATGACTGCTACCTAGGCGTTCCAGTAATCCTTGGCAAAAACGGAGTAGAAAAAGTATTGGAACTTGACCTGAATGAGGAAGAAAAAGCATTACTTGAAACCTCCAGAGGCCATGTGAAAGAAGTTATGGAAGTATTGAACAAGCTTGGCTAA
- a CDS encoding Crp/Fnr family transcriptional regulator, with translation MRNPFSKTYSEEDLTMFGFLGQIKFFERLKNKEMERFLPAMHHRKYVKDEVVFFSKDPSQALYLVKSGTITLTIDIRDTFETIFNLGKGEAFGENSLLENSKRTYTALIVSEEAELIVIPHFAIQEIFDSNPKIKAKMMTALAEYYNANNQRLFKSYRESFGFFSLRQMYE, from the coding sequence ATGCGAAACCCCTTTTCAAAAACTTACTCAGAGGAAGACCTCACGATGTTTGGCTTTCTGGGCCAGATCAAATTTTTTGAGCGATTGAAAAACAAAGAAATGGAACGCTTCCTGCCTGCCATGCACCATCGCAAATACGTCAAAGACGAAGTGGTTTTTTTTAGCAAAGACCCCAGCCAAGCACTTTATCTGGTTAAAAGTGGGACCATCACCCTCACTATTGACATCAGAGATACCTTCGAAACCATTTTCAATTTGGGAAAAGGAGAGGCATTTGGGGAGAATTCTTTGCTGGAAAACTCAAAGAGAACCTACACGGCTTTGATCGTTTCAGAGGAAGCAGAACTTATAGTAATTCCGCATTTTGCCATTCAGGAGATTTTCGACAGTAACCCAAAAATCAAAGCCAAAATGATGACTGCTTTGGCAGAATACTACAACGCAAACAATCAGCGCTTATTCAAATCTTACAGAGAGTCTTTCGGGTTTTTCAGCCTCCGGCAAATGTACGAATAG
- the tilS gene encoding tRNA lysidine(34) synthetase TilS, protein MVDTFIRHIRNKIKLDTQARYLLACSGGLDSMVLAHLLLAAEINFEIAHVNFQLRGNESEEDEAFIRHWGNTKGIEIHVHKPATKAYAQDQQVSTQMAARALRYAWFEELRKARNLQGILLAHHQDDQIETIFLNLLRGTGIEGIYGMAERRNWLIRPLLPFSRQEIAAYAKTEEISWREDSTNAQTDYKRNKLRHISLPALYEVAEDSKANLLTSFSRLKDTGRAFSALFDNWVKDNIKEEDGGISRLDLNSIRLVSGAASLLYFWLRPFGFNSDQAHEIHSHCISPQSGKLFGSTTHLLNLDRESLILAPKPRPFSSVIISTDAIELNLPEAQYELLKIDRTDQVDRTKQNAMLDLDQLQFPLEVRTWQEGDRFVPLGMKQEKKISDFLIDLKVPVVLKPGVKVLLSEGRIAWVIGFRIADWAKSTAATRKLLYFKKR, encoded by the coding sequence ATGGTCGATACTTTTATCCGGCATATACGGAACAAAATTAAATTAGATACCCAGGCTCGATACCTACTCGCCTGCAGTGGTGGTCTGGACAGCATGGTGCTGGCCCATCTTTTACTTGCCGCCGAAATCAATTTTGAGATTGCACATGTCAATTTCCAGTTGCGCGGCAATGAAAGTGAAGAAGACGAGGCTTTTATCCGACACTGGGGCAATACGAAAGGAATCGAAATCCATGTTCACAAGCCTGCCACAAAGGCTTATGCACAAGACCAGCAGGTTTCTACGCAGATGGCTGCCAGAGCGCTTAGGTATGCTTGGTTTGAAGAATTGAGAAAAGCCCGAAATCTCCAGGGCATTTTACTTGCCCATCATCAGGACGATCAGATCGAAACGATTTTTCTGAACTTACTGAGAGGCACAGGCATCGAAGGGATATATGGGATGGCCGAGCGGAGAAACTGGCTGATCAGACCTCTTCTTCCATTTTCGCGCCAAGAAATAGCGGCATACGCAAAGACAGAAGAAATTAGCTGGAGAGAAGACAGTACCAATGCCCAAACGGATTACAAAAGAAACAAGCTTAGACATATCAGTTTACCTGCACTTTACGAGGTAGCCGAAGACAGCAAGGCAAATCTACTGACTAGCTTTTCAAGGCTGAAAGACACCGGAAGGGCTTTTTCAGCTCTTTTTGACAACTGGGTAAAGGATAATATCAAGGAGGAAGATGGGGGGATTTCCCGGCTAGACCTGAACAGCATAAGGCTGGTCTCAGGTGCTGCCTCCCTGTTATATTTTTGGCTTCGTCCTTTTGGGTTCAACTCGGATCAGGCTCATGAAATTCATAGTCACTGTATTTCTCCTCAATCCGGAAAGTTGTTTGGATCCACCACGCATCTGCTCAACCTGGACCGGGAAAGTCTGATTTTGGCGCCCAAGCCCAGGCCTTTTTCATCAGTAATAATCTCAACAGATGCCATTGAACTCAACTTACCTGAGGCGCAGTATGAGCTACTGAAAATAGATCGGACTGATCAGGTAGACAGAACCAAACAAAATGCCATGCTAGATTTAGATCAACTGCAATTCCCGCTAGAAGTAAGGACTTGGCAAGAAGGAGATAGATTTGTGCCACTAGGAATGAAGCAGGAAAAGAAAATCTCAGACTTTTTGATAGATTTGAAAGTACCGGTGGTGCTAAAACCCGGCGTGAAAGTGTTACTTTCGGAAGGAAGAATAGCTTGGGTGATAGGATTTAGAATAGCCGACTGGGCAAAATCAACCGCTGCGACGAGAAAGTTACTTTATTTTAAAAAGCGATAA
- a CDS encoding OstA-like protein: protein MTPKLLRFSFLIFLFLGFSQLGFGQDGSTLEINSAGLLKGEDGFERLLGDVEMKHQNSLIYCDSAHFYREENRARLFGNVRIVDVEDPVQTNSAYAEYDGNTKMAKLRNGVVFKNENTTLRTEYLDYDRGRNIAYYYNGGEVVDSVNVLTSEKGKYEVSVERITFEENVVLVNPDYTMKTNDLVYLTIPKTAETKGLTNLISKDGNTLDAQEGSFYDTQAKKFRFFEGIVETETSRIKAKELYYSEVEAYYEGKENVRVLNKEREVEVFGDVGEYWEERKYSLVHGNALVRRYFEQDTLYMTADSLISQDSEADSSRYLLAFRAINLVKQDLSGVADSLVYNYNDSTIELFQDPVMWNQKSQITADSMVFYIANEQLDHVFMKDNAFVITQDTLLNFNQMKGRVMNGYFLDGQMDRLEIDGNGESLYFALQADTVTQGINKTLSANIKLRFKEGAINRVTYGVRPDGEFKPFQLVTEDNSRLEGFNWRFDERPTMAAIHAWRRPEEIDPDAENFFNLPDIDLRMPTDEELQKSLEKRGWKPEKSSLQ, encoded by the coding sequence ATGACTCCAAAACTACTCAGGTTCTCCTTTCTTATATTTTTATTTCTAGGCTTTAGCCAGCTGGGATTTGGTCAGGATGGGTCTACTTTGGAGATCAATTCTGCAGGTTTGCTAAAAGGTGAAGACGGCTTTGAGCGATTGCTCGGAGATGTGGAAATGAAACACCAAAATTCCCTGATTTACTGTGATTCTGCGCACTTTTACAGGGAAGAGAATAGGGCGAGATTATTTGGAAATGTACGTATAGTAGATGTAGAAGACCCCGTACAGACCAATAGTGCCTACGCTGAATACGATGGTAATACTAAAATGGCTAAGCTGCGGAATGGGGTGGTTTTTAAAAATGAGAACACCACGCTTAGAACAGAATATCTTGATTACGATAGGGGGAGAAACATTGCTTACTACTACAACGGGGGAGAGGTGGTGGACTCTGTCAATGTGCTGACTAGTGAAAAAGGCAAGTATGAGGTCAGTGTTGAGCGAATCACTTTTGAGGAGAATGTGGTCTTAGTCAATCCAGATTACACTATGAAAACCAATGACCTGGTGTATTTGACTATTCCCAAAACTGCAGAGACCAAAGGCTTGACCAATCTGATATCTAAGGATGGCAATACGCTGGATGCTCAAGAAGGAAGTTTTTACGATACCCAGGCCAAGAAATTTAGGTTTTTTGAGGGAATAGTAGAAACAGAAACCAGTAGGATTAAAGCTAAGGAGTTGTATTACAGTGAGGTGGAGGCCTATTATGAGGGGAAGGAAAATGTACGTGTCCTGAATAAGGAAAGGGAAGTGGAGGTGTTTGGAGACGTAGGTGAATATTGGGAGGAGCGTAAATACAGCTTAGTTCATGGCAATGCGCTGGTGAGAAGGTATTTTGAGCAGGATACCTTGTATATGACGGCTGATTCGCTGATTTCCCAGGATAGTGAGGCGGATTCTTCCCGGTATCTTTTGGCATTTAGAGCTATAAATCTGGTGAAGCAAGATCTCTCTGGGGTAGCGGATTCCTTAGTTTATAATTATAATGACTCTACCATAGAGCTATTTCAAGACCCTGTGATGTGGAATCAAAAAAGCCAGATCACAGCCGATAGTATGGTTTTTTACATTGCTAATGAGCAGCTGGATCATGTTTTCATGAAGGATAATGCCTTTGTGATCACTCAGGATACTTTGTTGAATTTCAATCAGATGAAAGGCCGGGTAATGAATGGCTATTTCTTGGATGGGCAAATGGACAGACTGGAAATAGATGGCAATGGGGAGTCATTATATTTTGCGCTTCAGGCAGACACGGTGACTCAAGGGATAAATAAGACGCTGAGTGCTAATATTAAACTGAGATTCAAAGAGGGGGCGATTAACAGAGTTACCTATGGTGTACGGCCAGATGGGGAGTTCAAGCCCTTCCAGTTGGTGACGGAGGACAACTCAAGATTGGAGGGCTTCAATTGGAGATTTGATGAAAGGCCCACCATGGCGGCGATTCATGCTTGGCGCCGGCCAGAAGAAATCGACCCGGACGCAGAAAATTTTTTCAATCTTCCGGATATAGACCTCAGAATGCCTACCGATGAAGAGCTTCAGAAGTCCTTGGAAAAACGTGGTTGGAAACCTGAAAAAAGTAGCTTACAGTAA
- a CDS encoding T9SS type A sorting domain-containing protein, protein MKRFLLFFAWLWLMAPIFAEAQQVRVLSEDVEFKGDLGATQRKTIILQNEADQSKTYILKNINGNVGSSQKVKICIGEQCFDPKKDLAKIKLQLGASEILTDMYLDFELGIAEARGSFDLTFVNENNLRDVFVVEARYEVDDPSLKVDEFDYKDIVLSDVYPNPSVRIAQFDYEFKNKSAKARIAINSFIGNPVAEYELDPERSTLAIPVADYNPGIYFYTLFLDNQNIVTKKLVVKK, encoded by the coding sequence ATGAAACGATTTCTCCTATTTTTTGCATGGCTTTGGCTGATGGCTCCCATATTTGCGGAGGCTCAACAGGTGCGTGTGCTTAGTGAGGACGTAGAATTTAAAGGTGATTTAGGCGCTACTCAGCGAAAAACTATCATCCTTCAAAACGAGGCAGACCAATCCAAAACTTACATTCTCAAGAATATTAACGGCAATGTAGGGTCTTCCCAGAAAGTGAAAATTTGCATAGGGGAGCAATGCTTTGATCCGAAAAAAGATCTTGCGAAAATAAAATTGCAATTAGGTGCGAGTGAAATCCTGACCGATATGTATTTAGATTTTGAACTAGGTATAGCGGAAGCTAGAGGTTCTTTCGATTTGACATTTGTCAATGAAAATAACCTTCGGGATGTATTTGTAGTAGAAGCCAGGTACGAGGTGGATGATCCTAGCCTGAAGGTGGACGAGTTTGATTACAAGGATATAGTCCTCAGCGATGTTTACCCAAATCCAAGTGTCAGAATAGCCCAGTTTGATTATGAGTTTAAAAATAAATCTGCGAAAGCGAGAATAGCCATCAATAGCTTTATCGGTAATCCAGTAGCTGAATATGAGCTAGATCCGGAGCGTTCTACGCTAGCCATTCCTGTAGCAGATTACAATCCCGGTATTTACTTCTATACTTTATTTCTGGATAATCAGAATATTGTGACCAAAAAGCTCGTTGTCAAGAAGTAA
- a CDS encoding outer membrane protein assembly factor BamD encodes MKMRVQSILFLLLILAASACGPFAKLEKSTNWEELYEGANKYYQEGEYNKAIILYDKVLPVIRGSEKAELADYNYANCHFKTKRYIEAAGYFSNFYRTYNRSPLAEEALFMNAYSLYLDAPDYNLDQQSSQEAVAAIQQFVTRFPSSASYERAMDMLTDLQDRFEQKAYMESSMYYRLKDGLYPGDFYRACIVNFQNFIKDYPDSEYNEELSYKLVEVSTDYAENSAFLKKEERLNDAVGYAMNFYRKYPNSGYTAEVKEYEASAREELSSHLELKKEYAQRAEEQKARIAAEAVAPAEKTNN; translated from the coding sequence ATGAAAATGCGCGTACAATCCATTCTATTTCTACTACTAATACTTGCAGCAAGTGCCTGTGGTCCTTTCGCAAAGTTGGAAAAAAGCACCAACTGGGAAGAGCTATATGAGGGAGCAAACAAGTATTATCAAGAAGGAGAATATAATAAGGCGATAATATTATACGACAAGGTACTACCGGTAATACGGGGGTCAGAAAAAGCAGAGTTGGCTGATTATAATTATGCAAATTGTCACTTTAAGACCAAGCGGTACATAGAGGCCGCTGGCTATTTCAGTAACTTTTACAGAACGTATAACAGGAGTCCCTTGGCTGAGGAAGCGCTGTTTATGAATGCCTACTCCCTCTACTTGGATGCGCCGGATTACAATCTGGACCAGCAGAGTTCACAAGAGGCAGTGGCCGCGATACAGCAATTTGTGACCAGATTCCCCTCTTCAGCTAGCTATGAGCGTGCGATGGATATGCTCACAGACCTTCAGGATAGGTTTGAGCAGAAAGCTTACATGGAATCTTCCATGTACTACAGGTTGAAAGACGGACTTTATCCTGGTGATTTCTACCGTGCCTGCATCGTGAACTTTCAAAACTTCATAAAGGATTATCCAGATAGCGAATACAATGAGGAGCTTTCCTATAAGCTTGTGGAAGTGAGTACTGACTATGCTGAAAACAGTGCCTTTCTGAAAAAGGAGGAGCGGCTAAATGATGCAGTAGGATACGCAATGAACTTTTACCGAAAGTATCCTAACAGTGGCTATACTGCGGAGGTCAAAGAGTACGAAGCGTCCGCCCGTGAGGAGCTTTCCTCGCATTTGGAATTGAAAAAAGAATACGCCCAGCGTGCAGAGGAACAAAAGGCGAGAATAGCGGCTGAAGCAGTAGCTCCGGCTGAAAAGACAAACAACTGA
- a CDS encoding DNA-directed RNA polymerase subunit omega codes for MAINPSIITRDLDKIADQTGNIYTSLHVVGQRAKQISNSLKEELNTKLSEFASTVDNLEEVFENKEQIEISKFYERMPKPSTLAMEEFLEGKVYHRLPEEEVGE; via the coding sequence ATGGCAATTAATCCATCCATCATCACAAGAGATTTAGATAAAATCGCTGATCAAACAGGTAATATCTATACTTCTCTTCACGTAGTAGGACAGCGAGCAAAGCAGATTTCAAACTCTTTAAAAGAGGAGTTGAATACTAAGCTTTCTGAATTTGCCTCTACTGTGGATAATTTGGAAGAAGTATTTGAAAACAAAGAGCAGATCGAAATCTCCAAATTTTACGAAAGAATGCCTAAGCCGAGCACCTTGGCTATGGAGGAATTCTTGGAAGGGAAAGTATATCACAGACTTCCTGAAGAAGAAGTAGGAGAATAA
- the coaBC gene encoding bifunctional phosphopantothenoylcysteine decarboxylase/phosphopantothenate--cysteine ligase CoaBC translates to MTLVGKKIVLGVCGSIAAYKTAFLTRLLVKAGAEVRIIMSASAFDFITPLTLATLSKNPVLSKFQKDDTGVWNNHVELGLWADLFLVAPLSANTLAKFSNGICDNLLTATYLSARCPVMLAPAMDLDMYQHPAVVENLQKLSRYGNRIIDAESGELASGLYGQGRMAEPEHILHTLETFFSASADYKGKNVLITMGPTQEALDPVRFISNHSSGKMGLALANAFLSRGAEVYVVSGPISVTVDRTRFNWRDVKSAKEMYAHAAEWHAEMDICVFAAAVSDYGPADISPEKIKKDDSELTLKLVKNVDIAKELGAKKKTTQIHVGFALETENEAENAKGKLSKKNFDLIVLNSMRDAGAGFQLDTNKVRVYQANGMQVESDVEAKGDIAEMILDQIKNIPVWV, encoded by the coding sequence ATGACTCTAGTCGGAAAGAAAATAGTGTTAGGGGTATGCGGGAGCATAGCTGCCTACAAAACTGCATTTCTTACCCGATTACTAGTAAAAGCAGGAGCAGAAGTGCGAATCATTATGAGCGCTTCTGCTTTTGATTTTATTACACCCCTTACTTTGGCCACACTTTCTAAGAACCCTGTGCTTTCTAAGTTTCAAAAGGATGACACGGGTGTTTGGAACAATCATGTAGAGCTAGGGTTATGGGCAGATTTATTTTTAGTAGCACCTTTGAGTGCCAATACCCTTGCCAAATTTTCCAATGGGATTTGCGATAATCTCTTGACGGCAACTTACCTCTCAGCTAGGTGCCCGGTGATGCTAGCACCAGCCATGGATTTAGATATGTATCAGCACCCAGCTGTGGTAGAAAATCTGCAAAAGTTAAGTCGATATGGAAATAGAATAATTGATGCTGAATCTGGAGAATTGGCTAGCGGACTTTACGGTCAGGGAAGGATGGCCGAGCCTGAGCATATTCTTCATACTCTTGAGACTTTTTTTTCGGCAAGTGCAGACTATAAAGGCAAAAATGTACTCATTACCATGGGACCAACGCAGGAGGCATTAGACCCGGTCCGATTTATCAGCAATCATTCCAGCGGTAAGATGGGACTGGCGCTTGCCAATGCTTTCCTTTCACGAGGGGCAGAAGTTTATGTGGTTTCTGGCCCCATATCTGTGACTGTGGACAGGACTAGATTCAATTGGAGAGATGTAAAGTCTGCCAAAGAGATGTATGCCCATGCTGCCGAGTGGCATGCTGAAATGGACATCTGTGTATTTGCTGCTGCAGTTTCTGATTATGGCCCTGCTGATATTTCTCCGGAGAAAATCAAAAAGGATGACTCGGAGTTGACGCTGAAGCTGGTCAAAAACGTGGATATCGCCAAGGAGCTTGGAGCTAAGAAAAAAACCACCCAAATTCATGTAGGGTTTGCGCTGGAAACCGAAAATGAAGCTGAAAACGCTAAAGGAAAACTAAGTAAAAAGAATTTTGATCTGATCGTGTTGAATTCTATGCGGGATGCCGGAGCAGGATTTCAATTGGACACCAACAAGGTCAGGGTTTATCAGGCCAATGGTATGCAAGTAGAATCTGATGTGGAAGCTAAGGGCGACATAGCTGAAATGATTCTCGATCAAATCAAAAATATTCCTGTTTGGGTATGA